One region of Pseudomonadota bacterium genomic DNA includes:
- a CDS encoding SpoIIE family protein phosphatase, with amino-acid sequence MADKILIVDDSEDLRKLLLLILKRAGYEVMEASNGSDGIKKADTFAPDLILLDIVMPGIDGYEVCVKFKQAEQTMDIPIIFLSAKTDTADKIKGLEMGGADYITKPFDKGEVVARVQNQLKIRHLTHELIDKNRELTVKQKRLDEDLEAAGGIQRSLLPQKIPHIEGLDVAWKFLPSYLIGGDIFNIIQLDENNIAFYMIDVSGHGVPSALVTVSLSQILQPNIGNITKRKYDRPPGYKIASPKEVMQALDNEYPLERFDKYFTMTYLIINILDNTVFYSNAAHPAPVLLRHNGNMEFLDKGGTIIGMGGIMPFEEEQKMLKERDKIILYTDGVVEFQNKNGEFYGEERFYSLLETIKNETVDNMLNKVIASINNFGEGIIEFQDDITLVGIEYKKEG; translated from the coding sequence ATGGCAGATAAAATTCTGATTGTCGACGATAGTGAAGATCTGAGAAAACTTCTTTTACTTATACTGAAAAGGGCAGGATATGAGGTGATGGAAGCATCCAATGGCTCTGACGGAATTAAAAAGGCAGACACATTTGCCCCTGATCTTATACTTCTCGATATTGTAATGCCTGGAATTGATGGCTATGAAGTATGTGTAAAGTTTAAACAGGCTGAGCAAACAATGGATATACCCATTATTTTTCTTTCTGCAAAAACCGACACAGCAGATAAGATAAAAGGGCTTGAAATGGGCGGAGCAGATTATATTACCAAGCCTTTTGACAAGGGCGAGGTGGTTGCAAGGGTGCAGAACCAGCTTAAAATCCGTCACTTAACCCATGAATTAATCGACAAAAACAGGGAATTAACGGTCAAGCAAAAAAGGCTTGATGAAGACCTTGAGGCAGCGGGAGGCATTCAACGAAGTTTGCTGCCGCAAAAAATTCCGCATATTGAAGGACTTGATGTAGCCTGGAAATTTCTCCCTTCATATTTAATCGGGGGAGATATATTCAACATTATCCAGCTCGATGAAAACAATATAGCCTTTTACATGATTGATGTAAGCGGTCACGGCGTTCCTTCTGCTCTCGTTACCGTTTCCCTGTCCCAGATACTGCAACCCAATATTGGCAATATTACAAAAAGAAAATATGATAGGCCGCCAGGTTATAAAATAGCTTCACCTAAAGAAGTGATGCAGGCCCTTGACAACGAATATCCTCTCGAGCGGTTTGATAAATATTTTACCATGACATATTTAATTATTAATATCCTTGATAATACGGTTTTTTACAGCAATGCCGCACATCCAGCACCTGTACTCCTGCGACACAATGGCAATATGGAATTTTTAGATAAAGGCGGGACCATCATAGGGATGGGTGGAATAATGCCCTTTGAAGAAGAACAAAAAATGCTTAAAGAAAGAGACAAAATTATACTTTATACAGATGGTGTAGTTGAGTTTCAGAACAAAAATGGTGAGTTTTACGGTGAAGAACGTTTTTATTCCCTACTTGAAACCATTAAAAACGAAACTGTTGACAACATGCTTAATAAGGTAATAGCCTCTATTAATAACTTTGGAGAAGGTATAATAGAGTTTCAGGACGACATTACGCTTGTAGGAATTGAATATAA
- a CDS encoding Hpt domain-containing protein — MTYDTDTSKGKTIVRIDKDLEDLIPGYLENRQKDIKSLLVSLGREDYESIRIIGHSMKGSGGGYGFDDISTLGKSIEEAAKDKNYEAIKRYAYELSIYLENIDIIYA, encoded by the coding sequence ATGACATATGATACCGATACAAGTAAAGGGAAAACAATTGTTCGCATAGACAAGGATTTGGAAGACCTGATACCCGGATACCTCGAAAACAGACAAAAAGATATAAAGTCCCTGCTGGTCTCCCTTGGGCGCGAGGATTATGAGAGCATACGGATTATAGGACATAGCATGAAAGGCTCTGGTGGAGGCTACGGATTTGATGATATCTCCACACTTGGCAAGTCAATAGAGGAAGCAGCAAAAGATAAAAATTATGAAGCAATCAAGAGATATGCCTATGAACTTTCAATTTATCTTGAAAACATTGACATAATTTATGCATAA